A genomic window from Streptomyces mirabilis includes:
- a CDS encoding SpoIIE family protein phosphatase, with translation MPESGEGPGTEPYIGAEEAASDAAAIVTPAGMVIGWTRSAEELLGRSAREVVGGSVGRLLAVPEDPRRVAAIMERCREGQPWSGVVTLSHRDGRRVEVNLRISASFQVGDDECFLLSARERVTRWAMGQSVLDGFLTRSPVGMAIVDMDLRCTWVNNTLESIGGIPREQRLGRRLTDLFPGLHAETLEDVMRKVLRTGEPVSDFEYLGWSWADPHRQHAYSTSFFPLVDVEGAVTDICYMVLDVTDRWNARQLISMVNEAGACVGSTLDVMETAQELADFAVPRFADFAIVDLLEPVLSTEGHGPWLSDTGPAVTGPVMRRAGMSSVRKGCPEAVARVGDPVDFIPPPHDLDLLVSGEPVLIPVLNPDNPQWVVEQPSRTSSMREFGLHSLISVPMRARDTILGLTTFVRSQNPAPFTPDDVLLARELVARAAVCVDNARRYTREHHATLTLQRSLLPHTLEGGMAVDVASMYLPADAKDGVGGDWFDVIPLSGARVGLVVGDVVGHGLSAAATMGRLRTAVQTLADMDLPPDELLAHLDDLVLRLSEEESHDASADLIRTTVMGATCLYAIYDPVTRNCTLARAGHPPPVLVTPEGRVSFPELPAGPPLGLGGLPFEAVDIELAENSLIGLYTDGLIEGGERDVEVGMAHLRDALCPCDLPLETLCANVRGMTSTPQSDDVAFLVARTHALSADHVASWDVASDPAAVAGARALATRQLRAWGLEELTMATELVVSELVTNAVRYAPGPVRLRLLRASRLICEVTDTSNSSPRLRHARTTDEGGRGLFLVAQLTHRWGTRYTHEGKIIWAELDS, from the coding sequence ATTCCGGAATCGGGCGAAGGTCCCGGCACAGAGCCCTATATCGGTGCGGAAGAAGCAGCCTCGGACGCGGCGGCGATCGTCACCCCGGCCGGCATGGTGATCGGCTGGACCAGAAGCGCGGAAGAACTCCTCGGTCGTTCGGCCCGCGAGGTCGTCGGAGGCTCCGTCGGCCGTCTGCTCGCCGTGCCCGAAGACCCCCGCCGTGTAGCGGCGATCATGGAACGCTGTCGTGAGGGCCAGCCCTGGAGCGGAGTGGTCACGCTGTCGCATCGCGACGGCCGTCGTGTCGAAGTGAATCTGCGGATTTCCGCGTCCTTCCAGGTCGGCGACGACGAGTGTTTTCTTCTCTCGGCACGGGAGCGCGTCACGCGCTGGGCCATGGGGCAGTCCGTGCTGGACGGGTTCCTGACCCGCTCGCCCGTGGGAATGGCCATCGTGGACATGGACCTGCGCTGCACCTGGGTCAACAACACCCTGGAGAGCATCGGCGGCATACCGCGTGAGCAGCGTCTTGGCCGGCGCCTGACCGACCTCTTCCCGGGCCTCCATGCGGAGACCCTCGAGGACGTGATGCGCAAGGTACTGCGGACCGGCGAGCCGGTCAGCGACTTCGAGTACCTGGGCTGGAGCTGGGCCGACCCGCATCGGCAGCACGCCTACTCCACGTCGTTCTTCCCCCTGGTGGACGTCGAGGGCGCCGTCACGGACATCTGCTACATGGTGCTCGACGTCACCGACCGGTGGAACGCCCGCCAACTGATCTCCATGGTCAATGAAGCCGGCGCCTGTGTGGGCAGCACCCTGGACGTCATGGAGACCGCCCAGGAACTGGCCGACTTCGCCGTGCCCCGGTTCGCCGACTTCGCCATCGTGGATCTGCTGGAGCCGGTCCTCAGCACCGAGGGGCACGGACCCTGGCTGTCCGACACGGGTCCGGCGGTGACGGGGCCGGTGATGCGGCGGGCGGGCATGAGTTCCGTACGGAAGGGGTGTCCGGAGGCGGTCGCCCGGGTCGGCGATCCGGTGGACTTCATCCCTCCCCCGCACGATCTCGACCTCCTCGTGAGCGGCGAGCCCGTCCTCATACCGGTGCTGAACCCCGACAACCCCCAATGGGTCGTCGAACAGCCGTCCAGGACCTCGAGCATGCGCGAGTTCGGACTTCACTCACTCATCTCCGTGCCGATGCGGGCACGGGACACCATCCTCGGCCTCACCACCTTCGTCCGCTCCCAGAACCCGGCTCCCTTCACCCCGGACGACGTACTGCTCGCCCGGGAACTGGTCGCACGGGCGGCCGTCTGCGTCGACAACGCCCGCCGCTACACACGGGAGCACCACGCCACGCTGACGCTCCAGCGCAGCCTTCTGCCCCATACGCTGGAGGGCGGCATGGCCGTGGACGTGGCCTCCATGTATCTGCCCGCGGACGCCAAGGACGGAGTGGGCGGGGACTGGTTCGATGTCATCCCGTTGTCCGGAGCCCGAGTCGGCCTCGTCGTGGGCGATGTGGTCGGCCACGGTCTGAGTGCGGCCGCCACGATGGGCCGGCTGCGTACCGCGGTGCAGACGCTCGCCGACATGGATCTGCCGCCCGACGAGCTCCTGGCCCACCTCGACGACCTGGTGCTCCGCCTCAGCGAGGAGGAGTCGCACGACGCGTCGGCCGACCTGATCCGGACCACGGTGATGGGTGCCACCTGCCTGTACGCCATCTACGACCCGGTCACACGGAACTGCACGCTCGCCCGGGCCGGCCATCCGCCGCCGGTCCTCGTGACCCCGGAGGGCCGGGTCAGCTTCCCGGAACTGCCGGCCGGTCCGCCCCTGGGGCTGGGTGGACTCCCGTTCGAGGCGGTCGACATCGAACTCGCCGAGAACAGCCTGATCGGCCTCTACACCGACGGCCTCATCGAAGGCGGCGAGCGGGACGTCGAGGTCGGAATGGCCCACCTCAGGGACGCCCTGTGTCCTTGCGACCTCCCGCTCGAGACGCTCTGCGCCAACGTTCGGGGGATGACCTCCACGCCGCAGTCCGACGACGTCGCGTTCCTCGTGGCGCGCACGCACGCGCTCAGCGCCGACCACGTCGCGTCGTGGGACGTGGCCTCCGATCCCGCCGCCGTGGCGGGGGCCCGCGCCCTCGCCACCCGCCAACTCCGTGCATGGGGACTGGAAGAGCTGACGATGGCGACCGAACTCGTCGTCAGCGAGTTGGTCACCAACGCGGTGCGCTACGCCCCGGGCCCGGTGCGACTGCGACTGTTGCGCGCATCCCGTCTGATCTGCGAGGTCACCGACACCAGCAACAGCTCCCCGCGACTACGGCACGCCCGGACCACCGACGAAGGGGGACGCGGCCTCTTCCTCGTCGCCCAGCTCACCCACCGCTGGGGCACCCGCTACACACACGAGGGAAAGATCATCTGGGCGGAACTGGACTCGTAG
- a CDS encoding BTAD domain-containing putative transcriptional regulator, translating to MRVTFGVLGPTVAESDGRALALKGPRHRAVLARLVVARRRVVPVTHLVGDLWTDPPPGAVGAVQTFVAALRRVLEPDRPSRAPARLLVTDGPGYALRPEPDAVDAWCFETAVGAAARLPATQALPRLEEALALWRGPAYAEFEEEDWARGERSRLAELRLQAVEQRARTQLDLGLAAEAVPDLDVHLTAHPWREDAWRLLALALYRQDRQGDALGVLRRARAVLADQLGVDPGLRLRRLEADILAQDPGLDPPAGPTATAARLWTRTAAAYDRTVAAGARARLETTVSLIRNLAVTGGGGLAAARQHRMEAIAAAEEFGDPDLTARVIGAYDVPAIWTRSDDPELARRIVEAAERALTALPGDAHEAARCRLLATIALETRGSRAPRGLQAAREAEEIARRLDDPALLAFALNGAFMQSFTRAGLAPRRDEIGGELVELAARHDLVTYEVLGHLIRLQARGALADFAAADRHAAAVDRLAERHELPLASVFTQWYRALRLAASGQPAGAETAYRDAAARLDGAGMPGLERGLLPLALLCLRVQRRRTWSDTDSRETGPGGTGPRGSGPGPVEIDPGADWGPYRPWATPFALLASGRRAEARAALRALPEPPRDLMYEVCCCLESVVALEVGDRDVLERARARLLPAAGELAGAGSGLITLGRVEDHLADITTALRAPTSPVPPR from the coding sequence GTGCGGGTCACGTTCGGTGTGCTCGGACCGACCGTGGCCGAGAGCGACGGCCGCGCGCTCGCGCTGAAGGGACCGAGGCACCGGGCCGTGCTGGCCCGGCTGGTGGTGGCCCGCCGCCGGGTCGTCCCTGTCACCCACCTGGTCGGCGACCTGTGGACGGATCCCCCGCCCGGCGCCGTGGGCGCCGTACAGACCTTTGTCGCCGCGCTGCGACGCGTCCTGGAGCCGGACCGTCCGTCCCGGGCCCCCGCCCGGCTGCTGGTCACAGACGGCCCCGGGTACGCGTTGCGCCCGGAGCCGGACGCCGTGGACGCCTGGTGCTTCGAGACGGCCGTCGGCGCCGCCGCGCGGTTGCCGGCCACGCAAGCGCTGCCGCGACTGGAGGAGGCGCTGGCCCTGTGGCGCGGGCCCGCCTACGCCGAGTTCGAGGAGGAGGACTGGGCCCGGGGCGAGCGCTCCCGCCTCGCCGAGCTGCGGCTCCAGGCGGTGGAGCAGCGGGCCCGGACGCAGCTGGACCTCGGCCTGGCCGCCGAGGCGGTGCCCGACCTGGACGTACACCTCACCGCTCACCCCTGGCGCGAGGACGCTTGGCGGCTGCTGGCGCTGGCGCTGTACCGGCAGGACCGTCAGGGGGATGCGCTGGGCGTGCTGCGCAGAGCCCGGGCGGTTCTGGCCGACCAGCTGGGAGTGGACCCCGGGCTTCGGCTGCGCCGCCTGGAGGCGGACATCCTCGCCCAGGACCCCGGGCTCGATCCCCCGGCCGGGCCGACGGCGACCGCGGCCCGGCTGTGGACACGGACGGCGGCGGCCTACGACCGTACGGTCGCCGCCGGTGCCCGGGCCCGGTTGGAGACGACGGTGAGTCTGATCCGCAACCTCGCGGTCACCGGGGGCGGTGGGCTCGCGGCCGCCAGGCAGCACCGTATGGAGGCCATCGCGGCGGCGGAGGAGTTCGGCGACCCGGACCTGACCGCCCGGGTGATCGGCGCCTACGACGTCCCCGCGATCTGGACCCGCAGCGACGATCCGGAGCTGGCCCGACGGATCGTCGAGGCCGCCGAGCGCGCCCTCACCGCTTTGCCGGGCGACGCGCACGAGGCCGCGCGGTGCCGCCTGCTGGCCACGATCGCCCTGGAGACGCGCGGCAGCCGGGCGCCGCGCGGTCTCCAGGCCGCCCGCGAGGCGGAGGAGATCGCCCGTCGTCTCGACGATCCCGCGCTGCTGGCGTTCGCGCTGAACGGGGCGTTCATGCAGTCCTTCACCCGCGCGGGGCTGGCCCCGCGGCGTGACGAGATCGGCGGGGAGCTGGTCGAACTGGCCGCGCGGCACGACCTGGTGACCTATGAGGTACTCGGTCACCTCATCCGGCTCCAGGCACGCGGCGCGCTGGCCGACTTCGCCGCGGCCGACCGCCATGCCGCCGCCGTGGACCGGCTGGCCGAGCGCCACGAGCTGCCGCTCGCGAGCGTCTTCACCCAGTGGTACCGGGCGTTGCGGCTGGCCGCGTCCGGGCAACCGGCGGGGGCCGAGACCGCCTACCGGGACGCCGCCGCACGGCTGGACGGCGCCGGGATGCCGGGCCTGGAGCGTGGACTTCTTCCGCTCGCCCTGCTGTGCCTGCGGGTGCAGCGCAGGAGGACGTGGTCCGACACCGATTCAAGGGAAACTGGCCCAGGGGGTACCGGTCCACGAGGTTCCGGTCCAGGGCCGGTCGAGATCGACCCGGGGGCGGACTGGGGCCCGTACCGTCCCTGGGCCACGCCCTTCGCCTTGCTGGCATCCGGACGCCGGGCCGAGGCCCGGGCGGCACTGCGCGCGCTCCCGGAACCGCCGCGCGACCTGATGTACGAGGTGTGCTGCTGCCTGGAGTCCGTGGTCGCGCTGGAGGTCGGTGACCGGGACGTCCTGGAGCGGGCCCGCGCCCGCCTGCTGCCGGCCGCCGGGGAACTCGCCGGCGCGGGCAGCGGTCTGATCACCCTCGGCCGTGTGGAGGACCACCTCGCCGACATCACCACCGCGCTGCGGGCGCCTACGAGTCCAGTTCCGCCCAGATGA
- a CDS encoding alpha/beta hydrolase, which yields MAPTIPGFDHRRVPVADHVALHVAVAGSGSPIVLLHGFPQTHLMWRHVATDLAADHTVICPDLRGYGASDKPVDTGADGNAYAKRTMAADVVSLARALGHERFALAGHDRGALVAIRAGLDHPEAITHLASLDVLPTLDMWDVMHGTGAAVGFHLYLMAQPPGLPERMIHAAADVFFGHFLDIWTRDPRAIPDEIRAAYLAASRAAVPSIVADYRASAGIDVEHDRADRAAGNRLRMPVAVLQQDWGAALGFDAAARWRAWAPDLRHTTVSCGHFMAEEAPADVVKAIRDLVAGH from the coding sequence ATGGCACCGACCATCCCCGGCTTCGACCACCGGCGGGTCCCCGTCGCCGACCATGTCGCGCTCCACGTCGCCGTCGCCGGATCCGGCAGCCCGATCGTGCTGCTGCACGGATTCCCGCAGACGCACCTGATGTGGCGGCACGTGGCCACCGACCTCGCGGCCGACCACACCGTCATCTGTCCCGACCTGCGGGGCTACGGCGCCAGCGACAAGCCCGTCGACACCGGCGCCGACGGGAACGCGTACGCCAAGCGCACCATGGCCGCCGACGTCGTCTCGCTCGCCCGCGCTCTGGGCCACGAGCGTTTCGCCCTGGCGGGGCACGACCGGGGCGCACTGGTCGCCATCCGCGCGGGCCTCGACCACCCCGAGGCGATCACCCATCTCGCCTCGCTCGACGTGCTGCCCACGCTGGACATGTGGGACGTGATGCACGGCACCGGCGCGGCCGTCGGCTTCCACCTCTACCTGATGGCACAGCCGCCGGGTCTGCCCGAGCGGATGATCCACGCCGCCGCGGACGTCTTCTTCGGCCATTTCCTCGACATCTGGACGCGGGACCCGCGGGCGATCCCGGACGAGATCCGCGCCGCCTACCTGGCGGCTTCCCGCGCGGCCGTCCCCTCCATCGTCGCCGACTACCGCGCCTCGGCCGGCATCGACGTCGAGCACGACCGGGCCGACCGTGCTGCCGGGAACCGGCTGCGGATGCCTGTGGCCGTTCTCCAGCAGGACTGGGGCGCGGCTCTCGGCTTCGACGCCGCCGCGCGGTGGCGCGCCTGGGCGCCCGACCTGCGGCACACGACCGTCTCCTGCGGGCACTTCATGGCCGAGGAGGCCCCCGCCGATGTCGTCAAGGCCATCAGGGACCTCGTCGCCGGCCACTGA
- the nhaA gene encoding Na+/H+ antiporter NhaA, with protein sequence MSGQTVCGKDGRGPLRSFLQTETGSAAVLLVATLAALAWANMGPGTYEAFWSTELSVRLGAREVSLGLREWVNSGLMTLFFFVVGLEARREFDLGELRERRRVTLPLLAGLSGMVVPIAIYLALNAGHDSLHGWGAAMSTDTAFALGMLALFGARLPDSLRVFILTLSVVDDFLALAVIAVAYSGALALPALLTALGLFAAVVLVRRTLGVRVPALYAVLGAAVWVALLKSGVDPVVTGLAMGLLTYAYPAERVDLERASRLFRRFREQPTPELERSVRRGIASTLSPNERLTRMFHPWTSYVIVPLFALANAGITISAAQLAHAFTSPIALGILLGYVLGKPLGIIGATWLTTRASRGRLHPPVGWGAITAGGTLAGVGFTVSLLIATLAFDGARLAEAKIGILAAVVGAFLLTWLVTSVIGALPKRSRVRALLGTGTTIVDLSDPVDVDRDHVRGPLEAPVTLVEYGDFECTYCGLAEPVVRELLADFGDVRYVWRHLPLTDVHPNAQFAAEAAEAAAHQDGYWEMHDLLMQHQGDLRPKDLLRYAEEIGLDIERFRKDLREGTGTARVAADVESADLSGVSGTPTFFVNGRRHYGAYDIASLSAAVRAARQRAALQGVGRQD encoded by the coding sequence ATGTCGGGGCAGACCGTGTGCGGCAAGGACGGGCGCGGTCCGCTGCGCTCCTTCCTGCAGACCGAGACCGGCAGTGCCGCGGTTCTGCTGGTCGCCACGCTCGCGGCCCTCGCCTGGGCCAACATGGGGCCAGGCACGTACGAGGCCTTCTGGAGCACCGAGCTGTCGGTCCGCCTCGGGGCGCGCGAAGTCTCCCTCGGCCTGCGGGAGTGGGTGAACAGCGGGCTGATGACGCTGTTCTTCTTCGTCGTGGGACTCGAGGCGCGCCGGGAGTTCGACCTGGGCGAGTTGCGGGAGCGCAGAAGGGTCACGCTGCCGCTGCTCGCCGGGCTCAGCGGCATGGTCGTGCCGATCGCGATCTACCTGGCTCTCAACGCGGGCCACGACTCCCTGCACGGCTGGGGCGCCGCCATGTCGACGGACACGGCCTTCGCCCTGGGCATGCTCGCCCTCTTCGGGGCACGGCTGCCCGACAGTCTCCGGGTCTTCATCCTCACCCTCTCCGTCGTGGACGACTTCCTGGCCCTGGCCGTGATCGCCGTCGCCTACAGCGGCGCCCTGGCCCTGCCCGCGCTGCTGACGGCGCTCGGCCTCTTCGCGGCCGTCGTGCTGGTGCGGCGCACCCTCGGGGTACGGGTTCCCGCGCTGTACGCGGTGCTGGGCGCGGCGGTGTGGGTCGCGCTGCTCAAGTCGGGGGTTGACCCGGTCGTGACCGGGCTCGCGATGGGCCTGCTCACCTACGCCTACCCCGCCGAGCGCGTCGACCTGGAACGAGCCAGCCGTCTCTTCCGGCGCTTCCGTGAACAGCCGACGCCGGAACTGGAGCGCTCCGTACGGCGGGGGATCGCCTCGACGCTCTCGCCCAACGAGCGGCTCACGCGAATGTTCCACCCCTGGACGAGCTACGTGATCGTGCCGCTGTTCGCCCTCGCCAACGCCGGCATCACCATCAGCGCCGCCCAGTTGGCCCATGCCTTCACCTCACCGATCGCCCTCGGCATCCTCCTCGGCTACGTGCTCGGCAAGCCGCTCGGCATCATCGGCGCCACCTGGCTCACCACACGCGCCAGCCGCGGGCGGCTGCACCCGCCGGTCGGCTGGGGCGCCATCACCGCGGGCGGCACCCTGGCGGGAGTGGGGTTCACCGTGTCCCTGCTGATCGCGACCCTCGCCTTCGACGGGGCCCGGCTGGCGGAGGCGAAGATCGGCATCCTCGCCGCCGTGGTGGGCGCGTTCCTCCTCACCTGGCTGGTCACCTCGGTGATCGGCGCCCTTCCCAAGCGTTCCCGTGTCCGGGCCCTCCTCGGTACGGGCACCACCATCGTCGACCTCAGCGACCCCGTGGACGTGGACCGCGACCACGTGCGCGGCCCGCTGGAGGCGCCCGTGACGCTCGTCGAGTACGGGGACTTCGAGTGCACGTACTGCGGCCTGGCCGAGCCCGTGGTGCGCGAGCTGCTCGCCGACTTCGGCGACGTGCGCTACGTGTGGCGGCATCTGCCGCTGACCGATGTCCATCCGAACGCCCAGTTCGCCGCCGAGGCCGCCGAGGCCGCGGCCCACCAGGACGGGTACTGGGAGATGCACGATCTGCTGATGCAGCACCAGGGTGACCTGCGGCCGAAGGACCTGCTCCGCTACGCCGAGGAGATCGGCCTCGACATCGAACGCTTCCGCAAGGATCTCCGCGAAGGCACGGGGACGGCCAGGGTCGCGGCGGACGTGGAGTCCGCCGACCTCAGCGGTGTCTCGGGCACCCCGACGTTCTTCGTCAACGGCCGCCGCCACTACGGCGCCTACGACATCGCCTCGCTGTCGGCGGCGGTGCGCGCCGCGCGGCAACGGGCGGCGCTTCAAGGGGTCGGCCGGCAGGACTGA
- a CDS encoding NAD(+)/NADH kinase, producing MGLIGSIGLILHPRRNPGPVIESVVQWARKNDAEVLGLPDEVGRIACSAVAVPDQDLVARADLIVSLGGDGTMLRSMRLLSGSATPVLGVNLGRLGFLAEIDVDELQPALDRIDSGQFTTEARMAVRTRLPDGREVRAFNDIALVRVPGSGMAAIAIRLQDEEFIRYAADAVVVSTSTGSTAYSFAAGGPILSPRVEAILVVPASAHSSFDRALVLPADEDVTLELLPTTGRLAVEVDGEVLGYLDAGDRVTVSACPAAAHVVRLGGTTFYQRARRKLGIKGSIEAGGRTSQGSAGPSTGR from the coding sequence ATGGGTCTGATCGGATCGATCGGCCTGATCCTGCATCCCCGGCGCAATCCGGGGCCGGTCATCGAGTCGGTCGTGCAGTGGGCCCGCAAGAACGATGCCGAGGTGCTGGGGCTGCCTGACGAGGTGGGCCGTATCGCCTGCAGCGCCGTGGCCGTACCGGATCAGGACCTCGTCGCCCGGGCCGATCTGATCGTCAGTCTCGGCGGGGACGGGACCATGCTCCGTTCCATGAGGCTGCTGTCCGGAAGCGCCACTCCGGTGCTCGGCGTCAACCTGGGCCGGCTGGGCTTCCTCGCGGAGATCGATGTCGACGAGCTCCAGCCGGCGCTGGACCGGATCGACAGCGGCCAGTTCACCACCGAGGCCCGGATGGCCGTACGAACGCGCCTCCCGGACGGGCGCGAGGTCCGTGCGTTCAACGACATCGCCCTCGTACGGGTACCCGGCAGCGGCATGGCCGCCATCGCGATCCGGCTCCAGGACGAGGAGTTCATCCGCTACGCCGCCGACGCCGTCGTGGTCTCCACCTCGACCGGATCCACGGCGTACAGCTTCGCCGCGGGCGGCCCGATCCTCTCGCCCCGGGTGGAAGCCATCCTGGTCGTCCCCGCCAGCGCGCACTCGTCGTTCGACCGGGCGCTCGTCCTGCCCGCGGACGAGGACGTCACCCTCGAACTGCTCCCCACGACCGGGCGACTGGCGGTCGAGGTCGACGGCGAGGTGCTCGGCTACCTCGACGCGGGCGACCGGGTCACCGTGTCGGCGTGCCCCGCGGCGGCTCATGTCGTGCGCCTGGGCGGTACGACGTTCTACCAGCGAGCACGCAGAAAACTCGGCATCAAGGGAAGTATCGAGGCGGGCGGGCGAACCTCCCAGGGCTCCGCCGGTCCCTCGACGGGGCGCTGA
- a CDS encoding zinc-ribbon domain-containing protein yields the protein MIIFGTRGYLYQLAIMTLVCGRCGNPSAHTLRKRVTKFTLFFVPLFPISSKYATQCTFCGAEQKATKEQAEQLQAQAASAHAAQQYGQPQQPQQPYQA from the coding sequence ATGATCATTTTTGGCACCAGGGGATACCTGTACCAGCTCGCGATAATGACGCTGGTGTGTGGCCGCTGTGGCAATCCCTCGGCGCACACGCTCCGCAAGCGTGTCACGAAGTTCACGCTGTTCTTCGTGCCACTGTTCCCGATCTCGTCGAAGTACGCGACGCAGTGCACCTTCTGTGGCGCGGAGCAGAAGGCGACCAAGGAGCAGGCGGAGCAGCTGCAGGCGCAGGCCGCGAGCGCGCACGCCGCCCAGCAGTACGGTCAGCCGCAGCAGCCCCAGCAGCCGTACCAGGCCTGA
- a CDS encoding uracil-DNA glycosylase: MAPRPLHELIEAGWAKALEPAAERIAAMGDFLRAEIAAGRTYLPAGANVLRAFQQPFDDVRVLIVGQDPYPTPGMAIGLSFAVSPEVRSLPGSLENIFRELHTDLGLPRPSNGDLTPWTEQGVLLLNRALTTAPRQPAAHRGKGWEEVTEQAIRALVAREKPLVSILWGRDARNLRPLLGDLPAIESAHPSPMSADRGFFGSRPFSRANELLERQGVEPVDWRLP; encoded by the coding sequence GTGGCACCACGACCCTTGCATGAACTCATCGAAGCAGGCTGGGCGAAGGCTCTGGAACCTGCGGCCGAACGCATCGCCGCCATGGGGGACTTCCTCCGGGCCGAGATAGCGGCGGGCCGGACCTATCTCCCGGCCGGGGCGAATGTCCTGCGGGCCTTCCAGCAGCCCTTCGACGACGTCCGGGTGTTGATCGTCGGCCAGGATCCCTACCCCACACCGGGGATGGCCATCGGGCTGAGTTTCGCCGTGTCGCCCGAGGTGCGTTCGCTGCCGGGCAGCCTGGAGAACATCTTCCGGGAACTGCACACGGACCTGGGGCTGCCCAGGCCGTCCAACGGCGATCTGACACCCTGGACCGAGCAGGGGGTGCTGCTGCTCAACAGGGCGCTGACGACGGCGCCCCGCCAGCCCGCGGCGCACCGGGGCAAGGGCTGGGAAGAGGTCACGGAGCAGGCGATCCGGGCGCTGGTCGCGCGGGAGAAGCCGCTGGTGTCGATCCTGTGGGGGCGGGACGCCCGCAATCTGCGGCCGCTGCTCGGGGATCTCCCGGCGATCGAGTCCGCGCACCCCTCACCGATGTCGGCCGACCGCGGTTTCTTCGGCTCGCGTCCGTTCAGCCGGGCCAACGAGCTGTTGGAGAGGCAGGGCGTCGAGCCGGTGGACTGGCGCCTGCCGTAG
- a CDS encoding N-acetylglucosamine kinase produces the protein MRPSHASVGVLAVDSGGSGLRAALAVHGHVVGVPLTSKEPVRTGPRGIDAGHLLDQLLPMARELMTVTGTEELGAVAVGAAGLATLGDALRAELPSALERELGVRRIALAADAVTAYVGALGPRPGAVIAAGTGMIAVGTDLGGWHRADGWGHLLGDCGGGAWIGRAGLEAALRAFDGRPGGSAELLARAEEMFGPVAGLPGKLYPRTDRPAVLASFAPEVAACAASTVGDPVARDLMRAAARHLADSAAAVCPDTGEDRIALTGGLFKMGDPLLVPLRAELTQRVPHARQVPAAGTPLDGAVRIAVDLAGDRLTLPRDEHMLYVMTEKGTTSPSVLRKGDSSTLSDK, from the coding sequence TTGCGTCCCTCCCACGCGTCGGTCGGTGTGCTGGCGGTGGACTCGGGTGGCTCGGGGCTGCGGGCGGCACTGGCCGTGCACGGGCATGTCGTCGGCGTTCCACTGACCTCCAAGGAGCCGGTCCGCACCGGCCCGCGCGGCATCGACGCCGGACATCTGCTGGATCAACTGCTCCCGATGGCCCGGGAGTTGATGACGGTCACCGGGACGGAGGAACTGGGGGCCGTGGCCGTCGGAGCGGCGGGGCTCGCCACCCTCGGCGACGCACTGCGGGCCGAGCTGCCCTCCGCGCTGGAGCGCGAACTCGGCGTGCGGCGGATCGCGTTGGCCGCGGACGCGGTGACCGCGTACGTGGGCGCGCTCGGCCCCCGGCCGGGCGCGGTGATCGCCGCAGGCACCGGGATGATCGCGGTCGGCACCGATCTGGGCGGCTGGCACAGGGCGGACGGCTGGGGCCATCTGCTCGGTGACTGCGGCGGTGGGGCGTGGATCGGCCGCGCCGGGCTCGAGGCGGCCCTGCGGGCCTTCGACGGACGCCCGGGCGGGTCGGCGGAGTTGCTGGCGCGGGCCGAGGAGATGTTCGGGCCGGTGGCCGGGTTGCCGGGCAAGCTGTATCCACGCACCGACCGGCCCGCCGTACTCGCCTCCTTCGCGCCCGAAGTGGCCGCGTGCGCCGCGTCCACCGTCGGCGACCCCGTCGCGCGCGACCTGATGCGCGCCGCCGCCAGGCACCTGGCCGACTCCGCGGCCGCCGTCTGCCCGGACACCGGGGAGGACCGGATCGCCCTCACCGGGGGCCTGTTCAAGATGGGCGACCCCCTCCTCGTACCACTGCGCGCGGAGTTGACGCAGCGGGTGCCGCACGCCCGGCAGGTACCGGCCGCGGGCACTCCGTTGGACGGCGCCGTACGTATCGCCGTCGACCTGGCGGGCGACCGGCTCACGCTCCCCCGCGACGAACACATGCTTTACGTGATGACCGAAAAGGGCACAACCTCGCCATCCGTCCTCCGAAAGGGGGATTCATCCACCCTGTCGGACAAGTGA